The Equus caballus isolate H_3958 breed thoroughbred chromosome 12, TB-T2T, whole genome shotgun sequence genome contains a region encoding:
- the OR5A24 gene encoding olfactory receptor family 5 subfamily A member 24 produces MGRNTSMMTNFILLGFSEHLELKVILFVLFLGIYFMTLAWNLSLIILIRMESHLHSPMYFFLCNLSFVDILYTSSITPRMLCDFFKQQKIISFVGCVAQFFFFIGMGATESFLLAAMAYYQYAPISNPLLYTTLMSPTICVGMAMTAYVGGFLTGLVQTSSIFWLHFCGPLVINHFFCDLLPLLILSCSSTFFSQVVNSFAVCAVGGISALIILISYDYIIAAVMKIHSTEGWMKDFNTCASHLTTVILFYGSGLFSYLHSSTGSSWDQDKMVSMFYGAVIPMLNSIVYSLRNKEIKDALKKLKERKKQMPSLCLRVP; encoded by the coding sequence ATGGGAAGGAATACCAGCATGATGACCAATTTTATCCTTTTGGGATTTTCAGAGCATCTAGAGCTGAAGGTTATCCTCTTTGTGTTGTTTCTGGGGATCTATTTCATGACTCTGGCTTGGAACCTGAGCCTCATTATCCTGATCAGGATGGAGTCACACCTCCACTcccccatgtatttcttcctctgtaactTGTCCTTTGTTGATATTTTATACACCTCCTCCATCACTCCTAGGATGCTCTGCGACTTCTTCAAGCAGCAGAAGATTATCTCCTTTGTGGGTTGTGTTGctcagtttttcttcttcattggGATGGGAGCCACTGAGAGTTTTCTTCTAGCAGCCATGGCATATTACCAGTATGCTCCTATCTCCAACCCGCTGCTCTACACAACCCTCATGTCGCCAACCATCTGTGTAGGTATGGCCATGACAGCATACGTTGGAGGATTCCTCACTGGATTAGTCCAAACCAGCTCCATATTCTGGCTCCATTTCTGTGGGCCTCTAGTCATTAACCACTTTTTCTGTGACCTGCTGCCTCTGCTGATCTTGTCTTGTTCCAGTACCTTCTTCAGCCAGGTAGTGAACTCTTTTGCTGTGTGTGCAGTTGGTGGGATATCAGCTCTTATTATCCTGATTTCCTATGACTACATTATTGCTGCTGTCATGAAGATCCATTCAACCGAAGGATGGATGAAGGATTTCAACACCTGTGCCTCTCATCTGACCACAGTGATTCTCTTCTATGGCTCTGGTCTCTTCTCATATCTCCATTCTAGTACTGGCTCCTCATGGGACCAAGATAAAATGGTGTCCATGTTCTATGGAGCTGTGATTCCCATGCTGAACTCCATCGTATATAGtctgagaaacaaggaaatcaaagatgCATTGAAAAAActcaaggagagaaagaagcagatgcCCTCTCTTTGTCTTAGAGTTCCTTga
- the OR5AN6 gene encoding olfactory receptor family 5 subfamily AN member 6 (The RefSeq protein has 1 substitution compared to this genomic sequence) — translation MAGGRNNTTVAKFILLGFSDFPKLKIALFTVFLGTYLLTVAWNLSLIILIKMDSSLHTPMYFFLSNLSFIDLCYVTSTTPKMLSGFFQKTKFISFVGCAIQYFFFSSLGLTECCLLAAMAYDRYAAICNPLLYTNIMSPTLCEQMVVAAYITGIFGSSIQLCALLQLDFCGPNIINHFFCDLPQLLVLSCSETFFLHVIKFVIAVIFGLTSVIIIMISYGYIVATILKISSLEGRSKAFNTCASHLTAVTFYFGSGLFVYMHSSTDSSLGYDKMASVFYTVVIPMLNPLIYCLRNQEIKDALTRCKKKRIFSHCHS, via the coding sequence ATGGCTGGAGGAAGGAACAACACAACAGTTGCCAAATTCATCCTTTTGGGATTCTCAGATTTTCCCAAGCTCAAGATTGCTCTCTTTACAGTATTCTTGGGGACTTATCTCTTGACAGTGGCCTGGAACCTGAGCCTCATCATCCTGATTAAGATGGACTCCTCCCTAcatacacccatgtacttcttcctcagcaACTTATCCTTTATAGATTTATGCTATGTTACCTCCACAACCCCCAAAATGCTCTCAGGCTTCTTCCAGAAGACTAAATTCATCTCCTTTGTGGGGTGCGCCATACAATACTTCTTCTTCTCTAGCCTAGGTCTGACTGAGTGCTGTCTCCTAGCAGCCATGGCTTATGATCGATATGCTGCCATTTGTCATCCTCTTCTCTACACAAACATCATGTCCCCCACCCTCTGTGAGCAGATGGTGGTTGCAGCCTATATAACTGGTATCTTTGGCTCATCTATCCAACTGTGTGCTTTACTTCAGCTCGATTTCTGTGGACCAAATATtatcaaccatttcttctgtgacctGCCTCAATTATTAGTCCTATCGTGCTCTGAAACTTTTTTCCTACATGTTATAAAGTTTGTGATAGCAGTGATTTTTGGTCTGACATCTGTCATAATCATCATGATATCTTATGGTTATATTGTTGCCACCATCCTGAAGATCAGCTCGCTTGAAGGCAGGTCTAAGGCCTTCAAcacctgtgcttctcacctgACAGCAGTGACCTTTTATTTTGGATCAGGACTCTTTGTCTATATGCACTCCAGCACTGATAGTTCTCTGGGTTATGACAAGATGGCATCAGTCTTCTATACAGTGGTGATCCCCATGTTGAATCCTTTGATTTATTGTCTCAGGAACCAGGAAATCAAAGATGCCCTTACTAGGTGTAAGAAGAAGAGAATATTTTCCCATTGTCACAGTTAA